A portion of the Sphingobacterium spiritivorum genome contains these proteins:
- a CDS encoding DUF5009 domain-containing protein: protein MQVKRNNSLDTLRGIAILLMVLSASIAFGVMPGWMYHAQVPPPDHQFNPAIAGITWVDLVFPFFLFSMGAAIPLSMQNKLTKLSSWQILLSVAKRFILLVFFALFTMHARAWVLSDSPGTKEYVLSILSFGLLFLIYVDLEQKIGKRNDWIVKIISYLACAAIVFMGKDQDKTFNIHNPDIIILVLANMALFGTLIWWLTAKNIWIRMGVLPLIMAVFLASKNEGSINYYLYNWTPADWLYKFYYLKYLFIILPATLVGEWIIAEQKSPSDWKTCKSSYLMVGMIGFLLLLANVILLYSRELVLNFFLSAVLMLAAVYLIRKIGTVNIISRLVYTGSYLLLLGLLLESYEGGIKKDFSTYSYYFVCSGLAFFTMSSLYVLEVYGLFSRMTRILASVGKNPMVAYTAGNLLLIPVLRLSGLEEYLNRLNHGLGDGTLRGVIFTGIVALFTIWTTEKKWFWKS, encoded by the coding sequence ATGCAGGTCAAAAGAAATAATAGTCTGGACACCTTACGCGGAATTGCCATTCTTCTGATGGTCTTGTCGGCCAGCATTGCTTTTGGAGTCATGCCAGGCTGGATGTATCATGCGCAGGTACCGCCACCCGATCATCAGTTTAACCCGGCCATTGCCGGTATTACCTGGGTGGATCTGGTATTTCCTTTCTTCCTGTTTTCAATGGGGGCGGCCATTCCTTTGTCTATGCAAAACAAGTTGACCAAGTTATCCTCCTGGCAGATTTTGCTCTCTGTAGCAAAGCGGTTTATACTGTTGGTCTTCTTTGCTTTATTCACGATGCATGCAAGGGCATGGGTACTTAGTGATAGTCCCGGCACAAAAGAATATGTGCTGTCAATATTGTCATTCGGTCTCTTGTTTCTGATATATGTTGATCTGGAGCAGAAGATTGGTAAACGTAATGACTGGATAGTAAAAATCATATCCTATCTGGCCTGTGCTGCCATTGTGTTTATGGGTAAGGATCAGGATAAAACCTTTAACATCCACAATCCCGATATTATTATTCTGGTACTGGCCAACATGGCTCTTTTCGGCACGTTGATATGGTGGCTGACTGCCAAAAACATCTGGATCAGGATGGGAGTTCTTCCGTTGATAATGGCTGTATTCCTGGCATCTAAAAACGAAGGATCTATCAATTATTACCTCTACAACTGGACTCCGGCCGACTGGCTGTATAAGTTTTACTACCTCAAATATCTGTTTATTATTCTGCCGGCTACATTGGTTGGAGAATGGATCATTGCAGAACAGAAGTCACCGTCGGATTGGAAAACCTGCAAATCTTCTTATCTGATGGTAGGAATGATAGGGTTTCTGTTGTTGTTGGCTAATGTAATTCTGCTGTATAGCCGGGAGCTGGTTCTTAACTTTTTCTTGTCTGCGGTATTGATGTTAGCTGCTGTATATCTGATCCGCAAGATCGGAACGGTCAATATTATATCCAGACTGGTGTATACAGGAAGTTATCTGCTGTTGCTTGGTCTGTTGCTGGAGTCGTATGAAGGAGGGATCAAGAAAGATTTTTCCACATACAGTTATTACTTCGTGTGTTCTGGACTTGCCTTTTTCACAATGTCCTCCCTGTATGTACTGGAAGTATACGGATTATTCAGCAGGATGACCCGGATACTGGCTTCAGTCGGTAAAAACCCAATGGTAGCCTACACTGCGGGCAACTTGCTGCTGATTCCGGTATTGCGTCTTTCCGGACTGGAGGAATACCTCAACCGGTTGAATCACGGATTGGGGGACGGTACATTGAGAGGCGTTATTTTTACAGGTATTGTCGCCTTATTTACGATCTGGACCACAGAGAAAAAGTGGTTTTGGAAATCATAG
- a CDS encoding sodium:solute symporter family protein, with protein sequence MSLSLVDISIIFVYIIGIIGLGFYISTKASKDLQSYFLGGNTMKWYYLGLSNASGMFDTSGTMWTVSILFIYGLKSAWIPWLWPVWNQVFVFVYLAIWMRRSGVMTGAQWITFRFGDGKGSKLSHIIIVAFAVISVIGFIAYFFEGIGKFCTSILPWDLSVDILGYHLSSARSYALIICALTTLYTVKGGMYSVVATEVLQFFIMTLACFAIGYIAYNAVTAEQIRAAIPDGWLDMSFGWTLDLDWSKTQVPNANDKILSDGFGMFGALFMMMVFKGIFASIAGPVPSYDMQRVLSSRTPSDAAKMSVSSIFVMYIPRYLMVASFAVLGLVYLGPEMGQMGANIDFEKVLPEAVNRFVPIGLKGLILAGFLSAFMGTFSAFVNSAPAYIVNDIYKKYVNPNASNAKYIRLSIISSVLLVIIGIIFGFNAASLNKITLWITSALYGGYVAANVLKWVWWRFSGDGYFWGMLFGLIASTLKLFLFPEIVDIYIFPIIFLFSLLGCIIGTYLKPLENRETVKEFYKKTKPWGFWGPIKKEVEMEDPSFVANSGFKRDMFNVVIGIVWQMAQVVIPIYFMVRENTKMVIWCAVLILTSILLKKFWWNKLPEADK encoded by the coding sequence ATGAGTCTAAGTTTAGTCGATATAAGCATCATATTTGTTTATATCATTGGTATAATAGGATTGGGATTTTATATCTCTACAAAAGCATCTAAAGATCTGCAATCTTATTTTTTAGGGGGCAATACGATGAAATGGTATTACCTGGGGCTGAGTAACGCGTCCGGAATGTTTGATACATCCGGTACAATGTGGACCGTCAGTATACTTTTCATTTATGGACTCAAGAGTGCCTGGATTCCCTGGCTGTGGCCGGTCTGGAATCAGGTTTTTGTCTTTGTCTATCTGGCCATATGGATGCGCCGGTCGGGGGTAATGACAGGGGCACAATGGATTACTTTTCGTTTTGGTGACGGCAAAGGTTCCAAGTTGTCACATATTATCATTGTGGCATTTGCGGTAATAAGTGTGATTGGCTTTATAGCCTATTTCTTTGAAGGCATCGGTAAGTTTTGTACTTCCATTCTTCCGTGGGATCTGAGTGTGGATATACTCGGCTATCATTTGTCTTCGGCCCGCTCATATGCCTTGATTATCTGTGCGCTGACGACCTTATATACAGTTAAAGGCGGTATGTACAGTGTAGTAGCGACAGAGGTGCTGCAGTTTTTTATTATGACGCTGGCTTGTTTTGCCATAGGGTATATTGCTTATAATGCTGTGACTGCTGAGCAGATTCGTGCAGCCATACCGGATGGATGGCTTGATATGTCATTTGGCTGGACACTTGATCTGGATTGGAGCAAGACACAGGTTCCCAATGCAAACGATAAAATACTATCCGACGGATTCGGGATGTTTGGCGCTTTGTTTATGATGATGGTATTCAAAGGAATATTTGCCTCAATTGCCGGACCTGTACCGAGCTACGATATGCAGCGCGTATTGTCTTCACGTACTCCGTCTGATGCAGCAAAGATGAGTGTGAGTTCCATCTTTGTAATGTATATACCCCGTTATCTGATGGTAGCGTCATTCGCCGTGCTGGGACTGGTATATCTTGGGCCGGAAATGGGGCAGATGGGAGCCAATATTGATTTCGAAAAAGTGCTTCCCGAAGCGGTCAACCGCTTTGTACCGATAGGGCTTAAAGGATTGATCCTCGCCGGATTTCTTTCCGCTTTCATGGGGACGTTCTCCGCATTTGTCAATTCTGCCCCGGCATACATTGTCAACGATATCTATAAAAAGTATGTAAACCCGAATGCCTCCAATGCAAAATATATACGCCTGAGTATTATATCCTCAGTGCTGCTGGTTATTATCGGTATTATATTTGGCTTCAATGCAGCTTCACTTAATAAGATTACACTATGGATTACTTCTGCCTTATATGGAGGTTATGTGGCTGCCAACGTGTTGAAATGGGTTTGGTGGCGTTTTTCAGGAGACGGTTATTTCTGGGGTATGCTTTTCGGCCTTATAGCTTCTACGCTCAAATTATTCCTGTTTCCGGAGATTGTCGATATTTATATCTTCCCTATTATTTTCCTTTTCTCACTTCTGGGATGTATTATCGGGACTTACCTCAAGCCCCTGGAAAATCGTGAAACAGTCAAAGAATTCTACAAGAAAACAAAGCCCTGGGGTTTTTGGGGCCCTATAAAGAAAGAGGTTGAAATGGAAGATCCTTCTTTTGTCGCCAACAGCGGATTCAAGAGAGATATGTTCAATGTTGTGATCGGGATTGTATGGCAGATGGCACAGGTCGTTATACCGATTTACTTTATGGTAAGAGAAAATACCAAGATGGTGATCTGGTGTGCGGTGCTGATCCTTACGAGTATTCTGTTGAAAAAATTCTGGTGGAATAAACTCCCTGAAGCAGATAAATAA
- a CDS encoding GDSL-type esterase/lipase family protein: MHKNLIALIAVLCSIHVQAQKIDSSYNNTYYQGRMELFNSLQIPHSAIVFLGNSITERGMWHELLSGKPIVNRGIGGDNTFGVLARIQPVIDAKPKKVFLLIGVNDISRNLPVEVTAANYEKIIQRFKKGSPKTTLYVQSVLPVNDAILKAEYIKNKGHLIIELNKRIKALAAQYNVPFIELYSLFNDGQGNLLPEMTNDGIHLRPAAYVKWVDFLKRNKYL, translated from the coding sequence ATGCATAAGAATTTAATCGCATTGATAGCTGTGCTGTGCAGCATACATGTACAGGCACAAAAAATTGACTCCAGTTATAACAACACGTATTATCAGGGACGGATGGAATTATTCAATTCTCTTCAGATTCCGCATTCAGCCATTGTCTTTCTGGGTAACAGTATTACCGAGAGGGGAATGTGGCATGAACTACTGAGCGGAAAGCCCATTGTCAACAGAGGTATCGGCGGAGATAATACGTTTGGAGTATTGGCGAGGATACAGCCTGTCATAGACGCCAAGCCTAAGAAAGTATTCTTGTTGATCGGTGTCAATGACATCTCGCGGAATCTTCCAGTAGAGGTAACAGCAGCCAATTATGAAAAGATTATTCAGCGCTTCAAAAAGGGAAGTCCCAAGACTACCTTGTATGTACAGAGTGTATTGCCTGTAAATGATGCCATACTGAAAGCAGAATATATCAAGAACAAAGGTCATCTGATTATCGAATTGAACAAGCGGATAAAAGCATTAGCTGCACAGTACAATGTGCCGTTTATTGAACTGTATTCTTTATTCAATGATGGTCAGGGTAATCTGTTGCCTGAAATGACTAACGACGGTATACATCTGAGACCTGCGGCCTATGTGAAATGGGTTGATTTTCTGAAGCGTAACAAGTATTTATAA
- a CDS encoding DUF5017 domain-containing protein, with the protein MKKIWINTIAILSIFYMNSCQKDIPEKVSFEANPDRMEIGLQDSVTFTYTGYADVISFYSGEKGREYQYRDRTEMEGLSMELSIASRVLYGSQEKNVKLMYSTSFSGNYSAAGIKEEEWTDISDKFTWSTAAVPNGIAATTTASGPADLSSLLVPGKPIYFAYRYESQAATSAATGGRSWRLPVFDLATKTPEGTRAVLATVRTAGWKIVPVLTGVNKASYWTISSSDPYLFFTPNSTLEPHIHWVITAPFAPTSVKPDKPLVQKAMIDPMPQRLTYKFTTPGTYKVTFVAQNVNYKGEETAVKQFDIKVNP; encoded by the coding sequence ATGAAAAAGATTTGGATCAATACAATAGCTATACTTAGCATTTTTTATATGAATTCCTGTCAGAAAGATATTCCTGAAAAAGTATCTTTCGAGGCTAATCCTGACCGTATGGAAATCGGCCTGCAGGATTCTGTAACCTTTACCTATACCGGATATGCAGATGTTATATCTTTCTATTCGGGAGAAAAAGGCCGGGAATATCAATACCGGGATCGTACCGAAATGGAAGGATTGAGCATGGAACTGTCCATTGCCTCGCGTGTGTTATACGGTTCGCAGGAGAAAAATGTGAAACTGATGTATTCGACATCATTCTCCGGAAATTATTCGGCAGCAGGAATCAAGGAGGAAGAATGGACGGATATCAGTGATAAATTTACCTGGTCTACAGCGGCTGTTCCTAACGGAATCGCTGCCACGACTACAGCTTCCGGTCCTGCAGACCTTTCTTCTTTACTGGTACCAGGTAAGCCTATCTATTTTGCTTACCGGTATGAAAGTCAGGCGGCTACCTCTGCCGCTACCGGCGGAAGATCATGGAGACTGCCTGTATTTGATCTGGCCACTAAAACACCGGAGGGCACACGTGCTGTACTGGCTACTGTGCGGACAGCAGGATGGAAGATTGTGCCCGTACTCACAGGAGTCAACAAGGCTAGTTACTGGACCATCAGCTCTTCAGACCCGTATCTGTTCTTTACACCTAACAGTACACTGGAGCCACATATCCACTGGGTAATCACAGCTCCGTTTGCACCAACGAGTGTTAAGCCGGATAAACCATTGGTTCAGAAAGCAATGATAGATCCGATGCCACAACGCCTGACCTACAAGTTCACGACTCCGGGTACATATAAAGTAACATTTGTTGCGCAGAATGTAAATTACAAAGGAGAGGAAACTGCAGTGAAACAGTTTGATATCAAAGTGAATCCATAA
- a CDS encoding DUF4434 domain-containing protein: protein MKITGTFIDEISHDIPHQNWGAEEWDRDFAYMKAVGIDTVIMIRSGYRNFITYPSAYLMSKHGCYRPSMDLVELYLTLADKYEMKFYFGLYDSGVYWDTGNLQFEIDANRFVIDEVWQKYGHYKSFGGWYISTEISRRTKGATEAFYTLGKQCKDVSNGLPTFISPWIDGKKAVMASSASLSKEDAVSVREHEQEWGEIFDGISGAIDAVAFQDGHIDYHELPAFFEINKKLADRYGLECWTNAESFDRDMPIKFLPIKFDKLRLKLEAAHAAGYDKAITFEFSHFMSPQSAYLQAGHLYNRYKEYINTSGF, encoded by the coding sequence GTGAAGATTACAGGGACATTTATAGACGAAATATCGCATGATATTCCGCATCAGAACTGGGGTGCGGAAGAATGGGACAGGGATTTTGCATATATGAAAGCCGTAGGTATTGATACGGTGATTATGATCCGCAGCGGATACCGCAATTTTATTACTTATCCGTCAGCATACCTGATGAGTAAGCACGGTTGTTATCGTCCTTCTATGGACCTGGTAGAGCTGTATCTTACGCTCGCTGACAAGTATGAAATGAAATTTTACTTCGGACTCTATGACAGCGGAGTGTATTGGGATACCGGCAATCTGCAGTTTGAAATCGATGCCAACAGGTTTGTGATTGATGAAGTATGGCAGAAGTACGGGCATTATAAGAGTTTTGGCGGATGGTATATCAGTACAGAGATAAGCCGAAGAACAAAAGGTGCTACAGAGGCTTTTTATACCCTGGGAAAACAGTGTAAAGATGTAAGCAATGGTCTGCCGACATTTATTTCTCCCTGGATAGATGGCAAAAAAGCAGTGATGGCTTCCAGCGCATCCCTCAGTAAAGAAGATGCTGTGTCTGTCAGGGAACATGAACAGGAGTGGGGTGAAATCTTTGATGGAATTTCCGGAGCAATAGATGCAGTTGCTTTTCAGGACGGACATATTGATTATCATGAGCTGCCGGCATTTTTTGAGATCAATAAGAAACTTGCTGATCGCTACGGACTGGAGTGCTGGACCAATGCCGAATCCTTTGACCGGGATATGCCGATCAAATTTCTGCCTATTAAGTTTGATAAGCTGAGATTAAAGCTCGAAGCTGCCCATGCTGCGGGTTACGATAAAGCAATAACATTTGAATTTTCACATTTTATGAGTCCGCAGTCGGCTTATCTGCAGGCAGGACATTTATACAACAGATATAAGGAATACATCAATACATCAGGATTTTAA
- a CDS encoding GDSL-type esterase/lipase family protein — translation MEKKRIYMILILCLQMITGLFAQEAVIDSSYANSYYQKRQAYYDQLPKVKNAIVFLGNSITEAGQWYEIAQVPHIINRGISGDVTYGILNRLSSVTALQPKKIFMTVGINDVKRGIPPEYTVQNIERIIKRVRKESPKTKLLIQSVLPVRESMFTDGYQRVTNQKVVLLNEQIKTLCQQYNVPFIDVHQAIFLDKEGRLKQELTTDGIHLRAEAYIQWIDYLKTKKYL, via the coding sequence ATGGAGAAGAAGCGTATTTATATGATCCTGATCCTGTGTCTGCAGATGATAACAGGATTATTTGCACAGGAAGCAGTAATAGACAGTAGCTATGCAAACAGTTATTATCAGAAGCGTCAGGCCTATTACGATCAGTTGCCTAAAGTGAAGAATGCTATTGTCTTTCTAGGGAACAGTATCACAGAAGCAGGTCAATGGTATGAAATCGCACAGGTGCCTCATATTATCAACAGAGGTATCAGCGGAGATGTGACGTACGGTATATTGAACAGGTTGTCTTCCGTTACTGCCCTTCAACCGAAAAAAATCTTTATGACAGTAGGAATTAACGATGTCAAAAGAGGGATTCCTCCGGAATATACAGTACAGAATATAGAACGGATTATTAAAAGAGTACGTAAAGAATCCCCGAAAACAAAATTACTGATTCAGAGTGTACTGCCGGTTAGGGAATCTATGTTTACAGATGGTTACCAGCGTGTGACCAATCAAAAAGTAGTGCTGCTTAACGAACAAATCAAAACGCTGTGTCAGCAGTATAATGTTCCGTTTATAGATGTCCATCAGGCTATATTCCTGGATAAGGAAGGGCGCCTGAAACAAGAACTGACAACAGATGGGATACATCTCCGGGCAGAAGCTTATATACAATGGATCGACTACCTGAAAACTAAGAAATATTTATAA
- a CDS encoding RagB/SusD family nutrient uptake outer membrane protein, producing MKKILISLVIGAAALTSCNKFLEILPTSTVAPQNFFRNEAEAEMALTGVYDILAKSGTYGRTIYFELDIADDSFVALSSWTQDLALFNYNPSDTKVTDLWNYLYTGINRANTLLDNIDRVDMDATKRKAIEGQALFLRAYYYFILTNYWGNIPVRTTATSSVTDNDLEFTPYSEVYKMIVADMEKAADMVNPASAYGHAGRVTKQTVWGILARVNLKMGGAPLHDQSRYAEAKKWAEKVILGGGNALNPDFREVFKNMSKGTYDVKESMWEVEFNRYNGTQNEEGALGSINGIAASATTPWGFSYGAKHAIPYYFNMFENYPMTINGVSQILSPDMRRDWTIGSYYYSGNLKVGYNGTQIYNRMDAKWRREYEPTDPKFNGTTTINFPLLRYSDVLLMYAEADNEINGPQNQAVEYVNQVRRRAYGKTLGNGVYYVTVDNGGTGYTQEPQVNVVGGGGYDAEARAVISAGKVTSIMLLNPGQGFTSVPNVVIAGNGTGATATATLDPRATVNADLKTNEILDKVAFRLAVRRERALELGYEGLRRFDLVRWGDYISTMKNVAVHIKSTATGTSATYAYASRHGDNISQRDTVLAIPSREIQMNKKAKQNNGW from the coding sequence ATGAAAAAAATACTGATATCTTTAGTCATTGGAGCAGCTGCATTGACATCCTGCAACAAATTTCTGGAAATATTGCCGACCAGTACTGTTGCTCCTCAGAATTTCTTCCGGAATGAGGCAGAAGCAGAAATGGCACTGACGGGAGTATATGATATTCTGGCCAAATCCGGAACATACGGTCGTACGATCTATTTTGAGCTTGATATCGCTGACGATAGTTTTGTCGCACTTTCTTCCTGGACACAGGATCTTGCCTTATTTAATTACAACCCTTCAGATACAAAAGTTACAGACCTGTGGAATTATCTCTATACAGGAATCAACAGAGCCAACACCTTGCTTGATAATATTGACCGCGTAGATATGGATGCTACCAAAAGAAAAGCAATTGAAGGGCAGGCTTTATTCTTAAGAGCGTATTACTACTTTATATTGACCAACTACTGGGGCAATATTCCTGTACGTACTACTGCAACCTCTTCAGTGACTGATAATGACCTGGAGTTTACTCCTTACAGCGAGGTGTATAAAATGATTGTTGCAGATATGGAAAAGGCAGCAGATATGGTCAATCCTGCGTCTGCTTACGGACATGCAGGACGGGTGACCAAACAGACTGTATGGGGTATTCTTGCACGTGTCAATCTCAAGATGGGCGGAGCCCCTTTGCATGATCAGTCCCGTTATGCGGAAGCAAAAAAATGGGCTGAAAAGGTAATCCTCGGCGGAGGAAATGCATTGAACCCGGATTTCAGAGAGGTTTTCAAAAATATGAGTAAAGGAACTTATGATGTGAAGGAATCCATGTGGGAAGTTGAATTTAACCGGTACAATGGTACACAGAATGAAGAGGGGGCACTTGGTTCCATCAATGGTATAGCTGCTTCGGCTACCACACCATGGGGATTCAGCTATGGTGCAAAGCATGCCATCCCGTATTACTTTAATATGTTTGAAAATTATCCGATGACGATCAATGGGGTAAGTCAGATCCTTTCTCCCGATATGCGGAGAGACTGGACAATCGGATCGTATTACTACTCCGGTAATCTGAAAGTCGGCTATAACGGTACACAGATATACAACCGGATGGATGCAAAGTGGAGAAGAGAATATGAACCTACTGATCCTAAATTTAACGGTACCACTACCATCAACTTTCCTTTGTTAAGATATTCTGATGTCCTGCTGATGTATGCCGAAGCTGACAATGAGATCAACGGGCCACAAAATCAGGCTGTTGAATATGTAAATCAGGTGAGACGAAGAGCATATGGTAAAACGTTGGGCAATGGGGTATACTATGTGACTGTCGATAACGGCGGAACAGGATATACACAGGAGCCACAGGTCAATGTCGTGGGTGGCGGAGGTTACGATGCGGAGGCGAGAGCTGTAATATCTGCAGGGAAAGTGACAAGTATCATGCTTCTCAATCCCGGGCAGGGATTCACTTCTGTACCCAATGTGGTCATTGCAGGAAACGGAACAGGAGCCACGGCTACGGCTACTTTAGATCCACGCGCTACAGTCAATGCTGATCTGAAAACCAATGAAATTCTTGATAAAGTAGCGTTTCGTCTGGCTGTCCGCAGAGAGCGGGCATTAGAGCTGGGCTATGAAGGTTTGAGAAGATTTGATCTGGTACGCTGGGGAGATTACATCAGCACGATGAAAAATGTTGCTGTTCATATCAAGAGTACTGCAACAGGTACATCTGCTACTTATGCATATGCCTCCCGTCACGGAGATAATATCTCACAGCGTGATACAGTGCTGGCTATTCCTTCGCGGGAGATCCAGATGAACAAAAAGGCTAAACAAAATAATGGTTGGTAA